Genomic DNA from Limanda limanda chromosome 8, fLimLim1.1, whole genome shotgun sequence:
tgctgtttctcctctttgtttaACACGAGCTGCTCCATATTTTAGTGTTAATGTAAATCTGTGAAATCTTAAAATAGCGACGACAGgtctgtcagaaaatgacttgatgATGAAAACTATTTTCAGTTTTGATTCTCTGCTGCATTTTAGATTCATTAGTCTCAATAATTCCAGTTATTTCAAGAATGTCCTGCTTCTCACGTCTCCCTGCGTTCGTCTCTAAGAGCAGGacagtaatgatgatgatgatgatgatgatgatgatgatgatgatgatgatgatgatgatgatgatgatgatgatgatgatgatgatgatgatgatgatgaagatggtgttTTGTGTCCACGTGCAGGACCAGGGCGCCAAGGACAAAGCTCTGCAGAGcatctcctccatgtcctcGGCTCAGATCGTCTCCGCCACGGCCATCCACAGCAAACTGCTGCCTGGGTTAGTGAGAGCCAGCTTCCCCGGCAACGCACAGGTAACAGCAACACTGtggaaatataatgtataatacataatatataatatataatgtataatatataatatataatacagGAAGCACAAGGACATTATTAATGACATTTTTCTCTACAAActagaaaacacaaatgttctgTTTGCTTCAAGGTTTGCAGCCTCGCTTCAGTGTATTCATTGTGTGTCCCTCCGTGtatccctctgtgtgtgtgtgtgtgtgcgtgtgtgtgtgtctgtgtgtgttctcagctgTGGCAGGGGATGATTCCCGGGGGACAGTCCAGCTCAGCCTCAGAAGAGTGAGTCACCTCAAACACCCTCATGACTGTGTTACTGACTTCCAGTTTAAAATGTGTCACAGCTTAtggtttattaaatatatatatttatttatctatataaaaatggaGTAggtagatttagatttattccCATTATCTTGTTATCGTCGTCATCTTAACGTTTGGTGTTGTGGTGTCATTTTACCACTTTACCACCTTTCTATTTCTTATGGTCACTTGAgatatagactgtatataaagatggacgtgtcttgaatggttttgtttttaaattagttAATTGATGATATAAATACAGAGCGAAATGTCATGAGTAATCTTTTTATTCTCTATATTAACTCGGATCACAGCTGTaagacattattattattattatatcgaCAAGGAAGAGGAAAATGGCCGCCTTATGAGTATGCTCCATTGAATCGCTGTTACACGAccatgtgatgatgatgatggtgatgatgactCCCAGACTCTCTTGACCTCCGTGCTCCTTCCTCTCTGAAGGACTTTGGGGACAAAGTGTCTCTTCTGCTTTCAGCCTGTTCACTTgtctcctgtttgtctctgttctcCTCCAGCATCAAGCCCTTCTCTCAGCAGGCCTACAACGTGCAGACAGCAGGGACCACCACCATCACAGGTGAGAGGATTGTCTGctctctgtgccccccccccacccggcaCTTAGGCCGCTCTCGCTCTGCGGGGGGGTTTGACTCCTTCCTGGTGCCAGACGGCTCCAGTGTGTTTGGAGGTTTGTCCTGTGAAGAGGTCAGAAGGACAGAGAGTGAGGAGTCCTGTATTCTCTCACGTCACCTGTGGTGAATGAAGCTCTGACTCTACTCCAGAGCAGAGAAGATGGACAGATATTAATATGAATTATTGCTGAGAATGACTTTATTTCTGCTACAGCGTTAAATTTGTGTTCTCTAAAGCAGAAGTTAGAGAAACTAAAACCTTTCAGCTCCAGATCCACAGAATAAAGGAGCCAGAGACTCATGAACCAAGGCTAAAATCTGCTTGTTGCCTTCTGTTTAGATATTGGTgcaattatttataattaatgcTAAATCTGTGACATTAAAAACAGTgaataatatctttatttaatgGGAAGGTTGTTGTTAGCTGCTGATTAGCCTCCTCTCTTTACGTGCTAAACTCACATGCTAGTGTTTTGAACCAGCTGCAGCCAGATGTACGATAATTATCTGATTTGTACGATaatttttgtattgtttgaaGCCTGTGTCACTTCCATCGTTTCCCATCTGGCTGCACTGACTAGCTGTTAGCGTCCCAGTGGTTTTCCGTCACCACATCTGGCCACATGACCACATCGCCtctaacaacacaaaaacaacacaaagctgcaggagctggaaaTGACTCCATGATTCTAGTGCAGACAAATACTGCGATGTAGGAATTTAACTTATTGAATTCAGAGCTGGAAATCGGACTCGAACCCGACGTTAGACACGAAGCTGGAAGCTAAAGGACGAGAGGAAGCTTTAGAAAACTGAGCTGATGAGTTCTGAGTCTGTTCCATTAACCTCAGCTCCGCCTGACGGGTGTGAAACTCTACTCATTAGCAGCAAAGAATAATTCCAGCGTTGGTGAAGCCAGgtttaactctgtgtgtgtctgtgtgtgtctgtgtgtgtctgtgtgtgtgtctgtgtgtgtcctctagCCTACGAGCCCCCCCCTACTACCCAATCACACAGAGAGCCGGCGTGGCAGGGTCGCTCCATCGGCACCACCAAACTACGACTGGTGGAGTTTTCATCTTTcctggagacacagagggaccAAGAGgctgtgagtcacacacacacagacacacacacgcacgcacacacacacacacacacacacacacacacacacacacacacacacacacacagtaaacactcCCTGTTGTCCTATAAAGCAAGATGATAGATAACCTGCAGCAGAGAACAGCGTtaaaggcctgtgtgtgtctgtgtgtgtgtctgtgtgtgggtccgtgtgtgtctgtgtgtgtgtgtctaacctTTGTGAGGCTCTATCTCTGCGTCTGCTCAGTCGATCCGTCTTCCtgacacacttctctctctctgtcatttctCTCCTCGGACCAACAGACAGACGACATTCATCTTGTTGCTTCTAGTTTAGAAAACAAAGAGTTTGTCCAACGATATAAAAGCCGACGTTTCATCACATGTAGAATCACATGAAGCaggaaataatatttaatatctaCTGGAGCTTTCATTAGCATTTTAACTCTTATATACATTAACTGCATATTTGGTGTAACTGTCGACAGGAAGGCAAATAAACATGTGATGTACAAAACTACAGGAATTAGATTCATCTTCAGGGCTCATTCACTTTTATTCTTAATGTCAAAATTGTGATTTTGTGAGTAATTTATAATCAAAtttatctaattatttaatcaaatatatattgttcAATTAAATACCAACTAAAGAAGCATCCAACAGTTTTTAGTTTGATATTACACAATAGCTGCTTTACTTTGATTTTTATAGATACAATCAcatattttgttcatattttgtaaaatactacaacaatattaaatataaatatatgaagtGACTCCATATTAAATACTGTAACTTCTTAACCCTTCGAAATCATTGTTTTGTCTCAACACGAGTTAAATTTCTGTTCTTTtgaactgtttttcttcccaaacgttagatgagaagattgaaCCTTAATGTCCTTTCAACCTCTGAactcatcatcctcttcttcctcttcctcctcttcttcctcttcctcctcttcctcctccctcagtaCAACAAGCACATGTTTGTCCAGATCAGCCAGAGCAGCCCGACCTACAGCGACCCGATGCTGGAGTGTGTGGACATCAGGCAGATCTACGACAAGTTCCCCGAGAAGAAGGGCGGCCTGAAGGAGCTGTTCAGCAAGGGGCCGCACAACAGCTTCTACCTGATCAAGTTCTGGGTGAGAAGAGAAAtcattctattctattctacaCCAACATCCATCTGTGAGGATACAGAAATACAAGGAACGAGTGGAGATGTATTTGTGCTGTAGCTGTGTTTTTCCACCCAGAGCCTCGTCTTTGTCTGCacttacaggtgtgtgtgtgtgtgtgtctgtgtgtgtgtgtgtgtgtgtgtgtgtgtgtctatgtgtgtgtgtttcatgtctttCCACCtgggatgtggaggtggtgggcTGATGAAAGCACCGTGGCGTTGTTTGAACACCTGctcacctcctgtctcctcccccgtctccacctgtgtgtgtgtgtctctgtgtgtgtgtgtgtgtgtgttggtgctgcAGAACACCAAAGGACTTTCACAGATCCACATCCCACGTGTATCTGATCCTTTTCCCGTCAGCGTTCTGCAGACGCTGTGATTTAACGTGTCTCAGTGATCTCAGGAGTTTAAACAGTTTACGACACAAACAGCAGCCGAAGTCTCTCTGGATTATTTCTTTCTCCCAGTGAAGGCGACAGACGAGGTTTTGCTCTCatttataaacaaaacacttaAGTTTTATTAGTTTAATAAGAATTATTCATCCTCCACTTGTTGATGCAACACGTGTAATGTCCCCGAGcatccagcagagggtgctgctGAATAACTTTCCCTGTGCTCACGTTCTCATGTTGTTCCTgtgattgattattgattatttctaATAATCTCTTCCCCTTGTATCGTTAATCACAAAGCTCCGGTGCTTGTTTTCCAGGCGGATCTGAACTACAGCGTGCACGACGACCCGGCGGCTTTCTACGGCGTCAGCAGCCAGTACGAGAGCTCGGAGAACATGACCATCACCTGCTCCACCAAGGTCTGCTCCTTCGGCAAGCAGGTGGTTGAGAAGGTGGAGGTGAGGACGCTGCTCACATCTCATGATGATGCAAGTTTTTAATGTATCACTGAAATTAAACAAGATGATATTTAACTTATTCATAAAAGC
This window encodes:
- the tead1a gene encoding transcriptional enhancer factor TEF-1a — encoded protein: MERSSWSGSESAGEDMDRLSDSGGDKTMDGDPEGVWSPDIEQSFQEALAIYPPCGRRKIILSDEGKMYGRNELIARYIKLRTGKTRTRKQVSSHIQVLARRKSREFQSKLKDQGAKDKALQSISSMSSAQIVSATAIHSKLLPGLVRASFPGNAQLWQGMIPGGQSSSASEDIKPFSQQAYNVQTAGTTTITAYEPPPTTQSHREPAWQGRSIGTTKLRLVEFSSFLETQRDQEAYNKHMFVQISQSSPTYSDPMLECVDIRQIYDKFPEKKGGLKELFSKGPHNSFYLIKFWADLNYSVHDDPAAFYGVSSQYESSENMTITCSTKVCSFGKQVVEKVETEYARFENGRFVYRISRSPMCEYMINFIHKLKHLPEKYMMNSVLENFTILLVVSNRDTQETLLCMACVFEVSNNEHGAQHHIYRLVKD